AAATTTTTCTGTTGCTTTTCTACTTCAGATCATCAACGGTACGGAAGACCCCATTTTGGTCAAAGACCGTCAACACCGCTGGGTGCTGATCAACGATGCCTTTTGTAATTTCTTGAGGCGTAGTCGAGAAGAGTTGATTGGCAAACTAGATTATGACTTATTACCAAAAGCTGAAGCAGATGTAATGTGGGAACAAGATGAACTTGTTTTGATGACAGGCATTGCCAATGAAAATGAAGAATCTTTCACTAATAATCAGGGACAGACGCGCTTTATATCTACTAAAAAATGTTTGTTTGAGGATGATGCTGGTAACAAGTTTGTAATTGCTAGTATTCGAGACGTAACACAATATAAGCAGGTGGAAGCTGACCTGCGCCAGTCAAAACAACTATTACAACTGGTGATAGACAACATCCCGCAAGGAATTTTTTGGAAAGACCGTAATTCAGTGTATCTAGGCTGTAATCAAAATTTTCTCCGTGATACATCTATTGATTCAGTAGAAACTCTCCTCGGATTGAATGACTATGATTTGCCTTGGCAAAAAGGAGAAGCTGATTGGTATCGAAAATGCGATCGCCAAGTAATGGCATCAGGTACAGCAGAACTGCATATCATTGAACCTTTACAAAAGCCAGATGGTAAGCAACATTGGATAGATACTAATAAAATACCGTTGCGCGATGTTCAGGGCAATGTAGTCGGTATCCTTGGTACTTACGAAGACATTACAGAGCGGCAACAAACTGAGAAAGCTCTACGTCAAAGCGAGACAAAATTTCAGAAGCTATCGGCGAATGTGCCAGGAATGTTGTATCAATTTATGCTACATCCCGATGGCTCATTCTCTTTTCCCTATGTAAATTCTGGTTCTTATGAGATTTACGAGTTAACACCAGAAGAGATTCAAGCCGATGCCAGCTTGATAATTGCAATTGTCCATGCAGATGAACGTGAGGAATTTGTCAATTCAATCGCTGTTTCTGGCCAAACCTTACAACCTTGGCAGTGGCAAGGGCGAATCGTTTTGCCTGACGGAAAATTTAAATGGATACAAGGTGTATCCCGCCCAGAACTACAAGCAGATGGGTCGATTATCTGGGATGGCCTAGTAATAGATATAACTCCTCGTAAACAGATAGAAGAGGCACTCCAGCAAGCTTATGCAGAACTGGAAAAACGAGTAGAAGAACGGACAAAACAACTAGCACAAAGTAATGAGGTGTTACAAACTGAGATTAAAGAACGACAGCAGGCAGAAGCGCAGCTTCTAGAGAAAGAGCAATTTTTACGTAGTGTCTATGATGGCTCAGAACATTGCATATTTGTCGTGGATATTCTAGAAGATGGGGACGTTTGCTATACAGGTTGGAATCCATCCACAGAGCGTGCCACTAAGTTAAGTAACATAAACGTCATTGGTAAAAAACCAGAGGATGTGCATGGTGCAGTTGAAGGTGCAGCAGTACGCCAGAGATTTATAAAATGCTTAACAGCAGGTACGCCTATTACCCAGGAGTCGTGCTTGACTTTTGAAGGTCAAAAAACTTGGTGGCTAACTACAATTAATCCACTCAAAGATAGTGAAGGTAAAATCTATCGATTGGTGGGAACTACACTTAATATTACTGAACGCATACGGGCAGAAACTCAAATCAAGCAGCAGGCGGAAGATTTAGAAACAGCCCTCCAAGAACTTCAACGAACTCAATTGCAACTAGTTCAAAGCGAGAAGATGTCAGGTTTAGGGCAACTGGTAGCAGGTATTGCTCATGAAATTAATAACCCGGTCAGTTTCATTTACGGCAACCTAGCACACGCCAACGATTACATTCAAGACTTAGTGAGGCTGTTACAACTCTACCAGCAGCACTATCCCCAGCCCCTAACTGAAATTCAGGAATTAGCGGCAGAGATAGAGGTAGAATTCTTAATTGAGGACTTGCTCAAACTCTTCAATTCGATGAAAGTAGGAGCAAAGCGGATTCAGGAGATTGTTTTATCCCTACGTAACTTCTCTCGCATGGATGAAGCCGAGATGAAGGAGGTAAATATCTATGAGGGAATCGACAGCGCTCTGATGATTCTAGAACATCGCATTCGGGCTACATCTGATCGCCCTGCGATTCAGGTGATTAAAGAATATAATGAGTTGCCGTTAGTGGAATGTTATGCTGGTCAACTCAACCAAGTATTTATGAATATTTTGACAAATGCGATCGATGCTTTAGAAGAGTCAACAGTCCAAAACCCTAGACTTTTAGTTAAACCACAGATTCACATTTGTACTCAATTACTAAAGCCAAATCAAGTCGTAATTCGCATTGCTGACAACGGGGCGGGAATACTAGAGGAAGTGAAACAGCGTCTATTTGACCCTTTCTTTAGTACCAAGCCTATTGGTAAAGGCACTGGGATGGGGTTGTCTATTAGCTACCAAATTATCTCACAAAAGCATGGAGGTACCTTGGAATGCGTTTCTCAGCCTGGAAATGGGGCTGAGTTTGTAATTACTATTCCTCTTCGCCAAGGGTAACTGCCACCTTGATATTTCAAAAAGATTCAATCTATGGATTTGAGCTTGGGGTAACTAAATTTAAATTATTTGGCTTTTTATTAAAGTTTTTTAATCTACCTATAATACTAATTCGTAATTGGTAATTCCTAATTAAGAGACATTTAAAAAGACATGATACAGGCGGTTTACACTACCTTTCCCTGTTTCTCATGATTGGGATATACTAGCGAGAGTAGAACAGCGTTCACATATTTAGCATAAAATATCATGAGAGAGCAAGTCAAAGTTATTAAACTTAGCGGGAATTTAAATGCCACTACTTCACAAGAATTTCGGCACAATATTACTCAAGTTATTGAGAATGGAGCGAAAGTTGTGTTAGTTGATTTTCAAGATGTTACGTTTATGGATAGTTCGGGTTTGGGAGCTTTGGTGCTAGCTTTCAAAACATTGCGGGCAGCAGATAGCAAGCTGGTTGTCTGCTCAATTAATGAGCAAGTCAGGATATTATTTGAATTGACTAATATGGATAAAGTATTTGAAATATTTCCTAATCAAGAAGCATTTAACCAAGTATTATTTTCTAAAAATTAACTAATCAAACTTAATCTGTAGGATAGATAAATCATCATCAAAAGCCTCTTTGGAGTTCAAATCAATTAGATAATTCAGTACCTTATCCAGTTGAGAATTAACAGGATGCTGTAAGTTACTGAGCATCTGAATAAAAGCATCTAAACTCCAAAGAGTGCCATCTGATTTAGTAATTTCATAAGCACCATCACTAAAAATATAAAGAGTACTGAATTTTTCAATATAGCAATACCCATCTACATATTTTGCCTCTGGAAACATCCCAACTGGCATTCCTGGAGTTTTTAAGTGTTTAACTTCAGAGATGTTTGGAGATGTATGAGATACTAATATTGCTGGTGGATGACCTGCACTAGCATAAGTTAACTGACGCTTAACTCGGTTGTAAACACCGTACCAGATAGTAAAGTATTTGTCATTTTGATAATTCATTTGGAAGGTATCATTTAAAGCCTTCAAGACATCACTTGGTTGATAGTAATTGAGACTTTTAAGCGCACGAGAACGAAGGAGATTCAATACTGAAACAGAGGGAAGAGTAGCTTTAAGCCCGTGTCCAGCAGTATCTAATAAGTAAATTGCCAGATAATCAGAATCGAGCCAGTAGTAATCAAAGCAATCGCCGCCAAGTTGGCGTGAGGGAATGAACCGGAAATTTATATTGAAGGGTTCACTCATGGGGAAAGGTAGAAGCGATCGCACATATTCTGCTGCTTCTGCCATCTCTGTTTCTAAGAGCAGTTTTTGAGTTTGTAAATCCCGACTTAGTTGATGCAAACGCAATCCTGCTCTTACCCTTGCTTGCAATTCATTTTGCTCAATGGGTTTGGAAATAAAATCATCTGCACCAGCATCTAGCCCTTTGACACAATCGGCAACTGAATCCAATGATGTTAACAAAATGAAGAATGTAGTAGATAATATTGGATCTGTCTTGATGCGGTGACAGACTTCTAAACCATTTAAACCTGGCATAATCCAATCACAAATAATTAATGCCGGACGGCAATCTAAAGCTTTTTCTATTCCTTCCTCTCCGCTACTGGCAGCAATTACTTTGTAACCCTGTTTTTCTAACATCCTTTTCAGGAGTATTTTTATTGAATGGTCATCATCAATTATTAGTATTTGAAACATAGAAAATTAAGTGTAGGAAGAATTAATAATTATCTGTATAAATAAAAATATAATTATGACTAATAAATTAGTAGTATCAATATCCCAAGAGATACTACTAAGCTATTTCCAATTACTAATAGACTTTATAACCTTTGGAAAGCCATAAAATATTATGGAGGTGAAAGAGGATTCAGCCACAAGAGGATGGTACGCCTTAGTTGGTTTAAGTCGCGGTATGCTTCTTGCTTGAACCATTGCCCAAGGGCGTCAAAAGGGGTAAAAGATGTTCCTGTTTGCCATTTGATGTCTTGTCCTAAAGGAGTAGTGTGAGTTCCTGGTAAAGTTTGTGCTGTTACCATCTCAGGAAAGCGTTCTTGTAAGATTTTGGTTAAAGCTGCCGATTGGTCGATGGTGTCATTGCTAAATTTTATTAATAAATTGCGCCGAATATTGTATTTTTCTTGTACAAGCTTGTTGGTTTCTAAGGGTGTGGGGGTAAACTCAATCGCAAAAGTAGAATTGAACTGTTCTACTAAGGGGATAGCTTCTCGTGCGGCGTAGTTGTTGAAGGATATTAAGATATTGCCTGCGCGTTCTACACTAAAAAGGCTACCAATCAGCAGGTGTAATTTACAACCCATACTGTGTCCTACGCCGTAGATGGGAAGGTAGAGCTTGCGTAATGCTCCAGTATCTTGTAGGCGTTCGAGAGTACGGTCAAAGTTTAACAGTACTGATTTTGCGATCGCAGTATGATCCAATGTATTGACGAAAGGCGTGGCAATCACAACGTATCCTTTAGCTGCCAATTGTTCCATTAACCATCGGTAAGTGATGTGAGGTGCTGTAGCAACGAATGCACCTCCTAAAAAATGAATAATACCGATAGGATTTCGGGGAATGACTACCCAGTTACCTCTAATTTCTTTCCAGTCCATGCTGATGAGCGATCGTTTCATGAATATTCTTTATGTTAGTCTGGCGATCGTGGTCATGGGGAGACTTATAGAAAAGCGATTAAGGAAATTAAACGTGAATAAGCCATTTTCTCTCCAACTGAACTACTTCCACACGGATTTGCTCGGAGTACTAATTTTAACGTTGACTTTGCAACCTTCTCATTTCATGCTGTACATCTAAAGCAATTTCTAATGCTTCATTGAGTAACCTTCCATGCTCAGTAGCTTGTTCAGTCACTTGCATAGCTGTTAAAGTTGCTAAATTATTGACAAACAGTTCTGTATTCGTAAGAATAAAACTTTTGTTTTCTCTCAAAATCCTTTCTGTCTTCAAAGCACGAATTAAATCTGTTTTTGTCAGTTTCAGTGCTGCTATTACTTTCTCTCTTTCCTTGATACTCACTTCTGGGTTACCAGCTTCTTCTATTTGATCATTGATATCTATTGCTTTAATAACAGCATTATATCTATCAACATCATTTAAGAGAATTAATAGAGAGTTTGTCATATTAGCTTTGACAACTTTAGTTCTTTTTTTCCATATTAAATATAAGATTGTTTGAATTAATCCACCAATCCAAAGCCCCGAAAGTATTAACAACAACCATGATGGAGTTGTTATCCATGTGGCAAATAGCTTGATTAATATGTCAAATATTAAATAGCCAAGAACCACTGTAGAGAAACCAATAAAAATTACAGTTGCTCCCTCAGAACCTTTGATTTTTTTTATCAACTTTTTCCCCAATATTTGGAGAGGATTTATAATGATAACAAGTTCATCGTTAACAGGTAAATTAGTCAGCTTTTGCAGTTCTTTTTGACTAACCTCCAAGCCCTGTAAATCATCCCGCACAGCTTTGTAATCCTTGCCAGAAGAGTTATTTAGTATAATATAGCAATCAAATTTCTGTAATGCTAAGCAAGTGGGTATTTTGTCTAAAAATTTTCAAGCAAATTAATATTTCTATGCAAAAGATAGTTTTTTGGTAGAATAGGATACTCTTTGAGAAAAATAACTGGTTATACTTTAAGAGTAGCGAGAACGAAAACGAAATTATTAGCCTGTAAATATAGAGGAGATTAAGCAGAATTATTGTCTATATAAACTGGTATTTGAAGCTATTCAGAAGAACGCTAGAATATATGGACAATTGCTATTAGGGTGCTGTTTACTTATCTACTTTTACAGGCTAATTTTATTTTCTACAGTTGCCTACAAACACACTTCATATATTTAATTTAATTAGCTAACATTAGCTGATAATTCTAAAGTTAACGAAAGTGCTTATCGTGTTAAGGCTTACGTGAGTTTGACAGATTTTAAAAACCCCTCTTTGCGTCGAAGACGGGTTGGGGAGAGGTTCATCGAACTCACATTAAGGCTTTAATGCATTAGCGTCGGTTGCCGTCTCCAATTACTTCCAAGACGAGGAGTGTTTTGCAGTTAGAAAAATCTAAGCTGATGCTCGAATACTATAAGTTAAACACTTTAAACTTGAAAAGTCCGCAGAGGCGGACTTTGTTTATATAGTTAGAAATAATTCCGTCTCACTATTTACCAATTGATAATTGACAATTAATTAATTTAAGGTTTAAAGCCTCCCGCATTTGTCAACTGTCAATTGTTGAAATTAACTTTGCTTTAGAGAAGATGATTTTTGTTTTGAAATACCACGTTGAGGATTTAAAAATGGAGGTATGGGACAGTCTAATGTCATAGCGATCGCTCTTAGTAAATCTGCCTCTGATGGAGTAACTTTATTATCTAAAAGTACTGTGTGAGCGCAGGCATCAACAATAGCTTGTTTAAGCTTGGGAGTTGCAAGGCGCAGGCGGTCGATGCTTTTTTTAACTTCAGGCAAATTACAGTTTACAGGTGTATCAACTTTTTCTTGTTGTCCAGCTCCAGGAAGTCTGAAAACTCCAGAATGAAATGCATAAGTAATTGCATCAGGTTGAGAGTGTCCGACGCGTGCAAGTGCTGAAAGTACTAGGATGCTATCTGACCAAATCTGCTCTATGGAGGTGAATTCTACCGTTGTCACGGACGTAGGATTTATACAAGGTTGGAGACGATACCACAGTATTAGCTGCAACACAAAATGCCATAGTGATAAACTTCCGGTAGCTACAACTAAACCCTGTAGACATTTGTACAGCCTTTGGCAATCTTTGGCTGAATTTTGACGGAATGTAGGTATTGTCAAATCTACAAGTGGCAAGCGAATATTACGGTCTAACTGAGCAATTTCGCTACTAAATTCTAGAGTTTTTTCTACCACCTCAGCAGGTTGCACTTCACGCAACCACGTAATTTGGCGTTCTTGGATTTGGAGATTTTCAGTATCTAAGGCTAACGCAAAAGCGATCGCCATTGCACTTTGCTGCTCCCGCACGCCCAAGCGTAAAGATTCTGGTAGCTTTGACAACAGTGCTTGAGCATGGGCAAAATGCTCTGGTGCAACGCTTCCCACTTGGTTTACTACCTGTTCTGGTGTTGTAGCATTTGTAGCACTAGCAAAACCCATTACTAAAGAATCTGGGGAAGAAGAAGTTCTCTGATTCCGGTTAGAAGATGGTACATTGCGAACCTTCACACCCCCAATGCGGCGGATACGTTCTGTTAGAGGTGGATGGGTAGAAAATATATCTTCCCAGAAAGAGGGATTGAGGGCATTGCTAAAGAACATATGGCTGGCGGCTTCTGCATTTGGCGAAACCAAGCGTGAATCCATTTGTTGGAGTTTTTGCAATACTCCAGTCATGCCATTAGGGTTACGAGTGAACTGTACTGCTGAAGCATCGGCAAGAAATTCGCGTTGACGAGAAACTGCGGCTTTAATCAGACGTCCGCAGAGTAATCCGATACCGCCAATTGCCATTAGTGCTAAGCCAAATGCCCATAGAGGTAAACCTTTATCTTCGCGGGAACTGCTGCGAAAACGTAACAGCAATTCTCCAGTTAAGTAGATGAACAAAATACCGTGTAGCAGTCCTACCAAACGTAAATTCAGCTGCATATCTCCATTAAGAATGTGGCTGAATTCATGCCCGATAACTCCTTGTAACTCATCGCGGTTTAGGTGTTGCAAACTTCCACGGGTAACTCCAATTACGGCATCGTTGGGCGTAAACCCCGCAGCAAAAGCATTAATACCCGTTTCGGACTCTAGGAGATAGACTTCTGGCACGGAAATACCAGAAGCGATCGCCATTTCCTCAACAATATTTAATAGTTGTCGCCCTTGTTCATCTGCTGTTTCTGGCAGCAGCAGTCGTCCTCCCAACTCTTGGGCAATTACGCTTCCCCCTTCTCGGAGACAGAGGATTTTATACAAACTTGCCAGAGCGATCGCAATTATTGTGATTCCAGCTACGTAGAGAAATAATCCTGGATGCCACCAAATCCGAGGAGCCATGCGGAATAGAAATAACGCAGCAATATAAATCGCAAGAATCATGACTGCGATTGATAGG
This region of Nostoc sp. UHCC 0302 genomic DNA includes:
- a CDS encoding PAS domain-containing protein, producing the protein MQKDDILHQPEEVTNNCSLREQQENFSVAFLLQIINGTEDPILVKDRQHRWVLINDAFCNFLRRSREELIGKLDYDLLPKAEADVMWEQDELVLMTGIANENEESFTNNQGQTRFISTKKCLFEDDAGNKFVIASIRDVTQYKQVEADLRQSKQLLQLVIDNIPQGIFWKDRNSVYLGCNQNFLRDTSIDSVETLLGLNDYDLPWQKGEADWYRKCDRQVMASGTAELHIIEPLQKPDGKQHWIDTNKIPLRDVQGNVVGILGTYEDITERQQTEKALRQSETKFQKLSANVPGMLYQFMLHPDGSFSFPYVNSGSYEIYELTPEEIQADASLIIAIVHADEREEFVNSIAVSGQTLQPWQWQGRIVLPDGKFKWIQGVSRPELQADGSIIWDGLVIDITPRKQIEEALQQAYAELEKRVEERTKQLAQSNEVLQTEIKERQQAEAQLLEKEQFLRSVYDGSEHCIFVVDILEDGDVCYTGWNPSTERATKLSNINVIGKKPEDVHGAVEGAAVRQRFIKCLTAGTPITQESCLTFEGQKTWWLTTINPLKDSEGKIYRLVGTTLNITERIRAETQIKQQAEDLETALQELQRTQLQLVQSEKMSGLGQLVAGIAHEINNPVSFIYGNLAHANDYIQDLVRLLQLYQQHYPQPLTEIQELAAEIEVEFLIEDLLKLFNSMKVGAKRIQEIVLSLRNFSRMDEAEMKEVNIYEGIDSALMILEHRIRATSDRPAIQVIKEYNELPLVECYAGQLNQVFMNILTNAIDALEESTVQNPRLLVKPQIHICTQLLKPNQVVIRIADNGAGILEEVKQRLFDPFFSTKPIGKGTGMGLSISYQIISQKHGGTLECVSQPGNGAEFVITIPLRQG
- a CDS encoding STAS domain-containing protein produces the protein MREQVKVIKLSGNLNATTSQEFRHNITQVIENGAKVVLVDFQDVTFMDSSGLGALVLAFKTLRAADSKLVVCSINEQVRILFELTNMDKVFEIFPNQEAFNQVLFSKN
- a CDS encoding SpoIIE family protein phosphatase is translated as MFQILIIDDDHSIKILLKRMLEKQGYKVIAASSGEEGIEKALDCRPALIICDWIMPGLNGLEVCHRIKTDPILSTTFFILLTSLDSVADCVKGLDAGADDFISKPIEQNELQARVRAGLRLHQLSRDLQTQKLLLETEMAEAAEYVRSLLPFPMSEPFNINFRFIPSRQLGGDCFDYYWLDSDYLAIYLLDTAGHGLKATLPSVSVLNLLRSRALKSLNYYQPSDVLKALNDTFQMNYQNDKYFTIWYGVYNRVKRQLTYASAGHPPAILVSHTSPNISEVKHLKTPGMPVGMFPEAKYVDGYCYIEKFSTLYIFSDGAYEITKSDGTLWSLDAFIQMLSNLQHPVNSQLDKVLNYLIDLNSKEAFDDDLSILQIKFD
- a CDS encoding DUF1350 family protein; protein product: MDWKEIRGNWVVIPRNPIGIIHFLGGAFVATAPHITYRWLMEQLAAKGYVVIATPFVNTLDHTAIAKSVLLNFDRTLERLQDTGALRKLYLPIYGVGHSMGCKLHLLIGSLFSVERAGNILISFNNYAAREAIPLVEQFNSTFAIEFTPTPLETNKLVQEKYNIRRNLLIKFSNDTIDQSAALTKILQERFPEMVTAQTLPGTHTTPLGQDIKWQTGTSFTPFDALGQWFKQEAYRDLNQLRRTILLWLNPLSPP
- a CDS encoding M48 family metallopeptidase; the protein is MNFFEHQDKARQNTQQLIGLFTLSIAVMILAIYIAALFLFRMAPRIWWHPGLFLYVAGITIIAIALASLYKILCLREGGSVIAQELGGRLLLPETADEQGRQLLNIVEEMAIASGISVPEVYLLESETGINAFAAGFTPNDAVIGVTRGSLQHLNRDELQGVIGHEFSHILNGDMQLNLRLVGLLHGILFIYLTGELLLRFRSSSREDKGLPLWAFGLALMAIGGIGLLCGRLIKAAVSRQREFLADASAVQFTRNPNGMTGVLQKLQQMDSRLVSPNAEAASHMFFSNALNPSFWEDIFSTHPPLTERIRRIGGVKVRNVPSSNRNQRTSSSPDSLVMGFASATNATTPEQVVNQVGSVAPEHFAHAQALLSKLPESLRLGVREQQSAMAIAFALALDTENLQIQERQITWLREVQPAEVVEKTLEFSSEIAQLDRNIRLPLVDLTIPTFRQNSAKDCQRLYKCLQGLVVATGSLSLWHFVLQLILWYRLQPCINPTSVTTVEFTSIEQIWSDSILVLSALARVGHSQPDAITYAFHSGVFRLPGAGQQEKVDTPVNCNLPEVKKSIDRLRLATPKLKQAIVDACAHTVLLDNKVTPSEADLLRAIAMTLDCPIPPFLNPQRGISKQKSSSLKQS